The proteins below come from a single Harpia harpyja isolate bHarHar1 chromosome 2, bHarHar1 primary haplotype, whole genome shotgun sequence genomic window:
- the POU4F2 gene encoding POU domain, class 4, transcription factor 2 gives MMMSLSSKQPFGLPHGGGGGGLHETKYSALHTASPCPSAGAAAPAASSPSSTGTGGSAGRGTGSGSGPGSGSGPGSGGSGSGSGSGPGGGGAEAMRRACLPAPPSNIFGGLDESLLARAEALAAVDIVSPSKSHHHHPPHHSPFKPDATYHTMNTIPCTSAASSSSVPISHPSALSGTHHHHHHHHHHHHQPHQALEGELLEHLTPGLALGAMAAPDGAVVSTPGHAPHMAGMNPMHPAALGMAHAHGLPAHMGCMSDVDADPRDLEAFAERFKQRRIKLGVTQADVGSALANLKIPGVGSLSQSTICRFESLTLSHNNMIALKPILQAWLEEAEKSHREKLAKPELFSGAEKKRKRTSIAAPEKRSLEAYFALQPRPSSEKIAAIAEKLDLKKNVVRVWFCNQRQKQKRMKYSAGI, from the exons ATGATGATGTCCCTGAGCAGCAAGCAGCCCTTCGGCCTCccccacggcggcggcggcggcggcctccaCGAAACCAAGTACTCGGCCCTGCACACCGCCTCGCCCTGCCCctccgccggcgccgccgcccccgccgccagctcccccagcagcaccggcaccggcggcTCCGCCGGACGCGGcaccggctccggctccggccccggctccggctccggccccggcagcggcggctccggctccggctcgggctccggccccggcggcggcggcgcggaggcgATGCGGCGggcctgcctgcccgcccctcCG AGCAATATATTCGGCGGTCTGGACGAGAGCCTGCTGGCCCGCGCCGAAGCCCTGGCAGCGGTGGACATCGTCTCCCCGAGCAagagccaccaccaccacccgccGCACCACAGCCCCTTCAAGCCGGACGCCACCTACCACACCATGAACACCATCCCCTGCACCtcggccgcctcctcctcctcggtgcCCATCTCCCACCCGTCCGCCCTGTCgggcacccaccaccaccaccaccaccaccaccaccaccaccaccagccccaccaggCGCTGGAGGGGGAACTCTTGGAGCACCTGACGCCGGGGCTGGCGCTGGGGGCCATGGCGGCCCCCGACGGCGCGGTGGTCTCCACGCCGGGCCACGCTCCCCACATGGCCGGCATGAACCCCATGCACCCGGCGGCGCTGGGCATGGCCCACGCCCACGGGCTGCCGGCCCACATGGGCTGCATGAGCGACGTGGACGCCGATCCCCGCGACTTGGAGGCCTTCGCCGAGCGCTTCAAGCAGCGCCGCATCAAGCTGGGGGTGACCCAGGCCGACGTGGGCTCGGCGCTGGCCAACCTGAAGATCCCGGGGGTGGGGTCCCTCAGCCAGAGCACCATCTGCCGCTTCGAGTCCCTCACCCTTTCCCACAACAACATGATCGCCCTCAAGCCCATCCTGCAGGCCTGGCTGGAGGAGGCCGAGAAGTCCCACCGCGAGAAGCTGGCCAAGCCCGAGCTCTTCAGCGGCGCGGAGAAGAAGCGCAAGCGGACCTCCATCGCCGCCCCCGAGAAGCGCTCGCTGGAGGCCTACTTcgccctccagccccggccctcCTCCGAGAAGATCGCCGCCATCGCCGAGAAGCTGGACCTCAAGAAGAACGTGGTCCGCGTCTGGTTCTGCAACCAGCGCCAGAAGCAGAAGCGCATGAAGTACTCGGCCGGCATCTGA